The genomic region gctgttgaaggtgacggccattgagctagcttggatcgtcgacacaccccctacctggcgcgccagctgtcggtgttttgggtccgaccgcacacccggggttgcccctcaaggtgtttctaggagtaggacggtgtcgacgactgtagcaaaatggttcgtgcctatcgcacgagagacagtggacaagatttacaggttcgggccgcttagagatgcgtaataccctacgtcctggtgagtatgtgggCGTGGTTACAagggggctctctggattgaagacacagagagttgatgtggatggctaagtaagatagggtcgattgttctgaaggggtgccccctaggccttatatactcgaccgtgaggcagtacacgtggatatgataacaacaagtagctaaaaggtagtgaacctcttgagtttatccctacgtaaccctcgccgacttatcctcgcatggctccgttgcatgggggctccagcgcgggaaagtcgggtctctgttgcgatttactcgttcgacgttgtgggccgtccgggtttgcaccaatccggtcttacgtcttctctgctttgttggttgtttctccccaggcccacgaaggaatgacctcatgatttattgggcctttgggcctttcgtgaggtcttttactcctttagtggacccgagggatatctatcccccacagcggcggcggcggtagacaagcgcggggtcggcgaagcgagccgtgggcgtcgacggggccgcgcatgGTGCGGGAGGGGTCGGCGGGGCCGCGCAtggcgcaggcgtggtcgacggggccgcgcgtggcgcaggcgtgatcGACGGAGCCGCGCGTGGCGCGGGAATAGGCGCGAGCCGCGGCGTCGGGGCCGCACGGGGTGCGGGTAACGGCGTAAGGCGGGGACGCTGGGAGGGGGTGGGGAccggatcggactcgaggagggagtcgaGATCGGTAGGTGGGGAggggccagcaaggggaaacacatcctcgtcgaagacgacgtgacgagagatgatgatgcggtgggaggcgaGGTCCAGACatcgataccccttgtggtcagatgagtagccaaggaagaagcagcgggtggagcgaggagaaagcttatgagGGGCGGTAGcagaagtgttagggtagcaggcacaaccGAACACACGAAGGTGGGCGTAGGTGGGGGCGGTGCCGTACAGGGCGAAGTAGGGagtagggtggctcaccgccttggagGGAAGGCGGTTCAGAAGGTGGGTGGCGGTGtgtagggcctctgcccagtagctggcagggagagacgcctggagaGCGGCGATGTGGTTGGCATCGAGTCCAGAGGTGTGGGGAGCCTCTGGGGTGGGCAGGGGTGTCTCCTGGTCGACCAGAGGAGGGCCGATGACgatgcgctgcgtggtggccatctGGGCGGTCAGTGTGGCGGCCAGGGCGCGCTCCTGTTCCAGGGCGCGGGATGCGGAGCGCTCGCGCTCCTGAGAGGCGGCTAGGGCAGCCTGGATGGCCGCGATAGCCGATGACACGGTGGAGTCGgtggagagcgtcgtggaagcccAGGTGGTGTCGGCAACGAGTGACCGAGTGGGGGAGAATCCAGGGGGCGGGTGTCGAGGAAGACGTGTCGGCGAGAGAAGACCGGTGAGGACACCGCTGCACGTCGGGTAGCCCGGTAGGCCAAATCCGGAGGTGATGGGGCCGGCGGCACGCGTGCTGACCGCGGTGGTGGCACCGGCAGCGCTGGGTAAGGGGAATCCGAGCTCGAAGTCGACGGGGTGGGCCGGGTCAGCGGCTGCAGTTGCGACGGTGGTCATGGCGGCGGTTGGGGGGAGGGACGCCATGGAGCACGGGGAGCAGGGCCGCAGTCGGAGCGCGAGGAGCCAGCAGCGGGCGTGACCGGCAGGGAGACGGGACGGCGACGGACCGGAGCAGAAGGGCGCGGCCGACTTCGGCGAGCGGCCAGGCGCACGGGTCGCGCGGACCCGGTCGGCCGGGCGTCGGGGCGGATGAGCAGGGCGCGGTCCACGGCGGCGTCCTGGCGCGGGGCTGCTGCGAGGAAGAGAGCAGGAGAGAGAGCTGGTGGGACTTGGGAGAGAGAGGAGGCGGCAGCGGCCGGAGCAGAGGGGGGCAGGGTCGGCGGCGGCCGGCGCGGGTGGAGCAGGGCCGCGCGGAACCGGCGGTGCAGGAGGGCAGCGCAGGTGGTCAGCCCAGGCGGCCCGCGCGGAGGAGGCAGCCGCCGGCGCAGTGGAAGCAGGGGAGAGCAGAGGaaggtggcggcggctgctgtggGAGAGAGGAGGGAAAAAAACTGGCTCTATACCAtattggaaaccctaaccctaacaggggttgAGTGATCTATTAATACAGTAACTGGGCCAGGCCTATTACAGAGAGTGAGAGGGTATTCTAACAAAGTGGACCTACTGCTTGGGTGAGTGCTGCCGTGTCGCTGCGATCGCGTGCCTAGTTGCATTATTCGAATAATTTCGTCACGTGCCTACGTGAAAGAACAACAGGCTTATGTTCTAATCACATGTCCAGTATATAACACAGCTCTCAAATGAAGTATCTAAATCAAAATTAGATTGCACCGTTACACTCATTACAATAAAATTGTTTAAATAAGAGCTAGAGCAATTCTATTTACTATTCTAGTGtagagtagcactcctcaggtcctgggttcgactccccgtgggagcgaatttcaggctgtggttaaaaaaatcccctcgtctgtcccatgccaaagcacaggtctaaggctcagccccggtcgtggtcgttctcacatgggcttcgatgccgctgtgtatgagtggggcaggggttcgggggttttctcgacctgtgtgagaaggtcttcttcttaattCAATGCCCGGGGGATGTCTTACCCCTCGCAGGTCGAGTTTTTTAGTGTAGTCAAATTaaagggtgtttggtttctagtgactaatttttagtccctcaattttatttcattttagtatCTAAATTAACAAATTTtgaaatttaaaactattttagtttctgtatttaataatttaatgaataaaataaaataaagagactaaaaattagtccatacAAACCAAACAACCATTAACCTCTCGTACCCAATTCGCAGTGGCCAAGACCGGCGATGACGCTGAAGTGAAAATGGAGGAAGCGGACGACTAGGCAACTGGCGTCCTGCCGTCCTGGTGATCCCGGAGGGCTGGATCCAACTAGCGCAAGATAAGCATCGCGAGCATTGACAGAAGCAAATTCGCATCAAAGAAACCAATTCTATCTGTACAAATGTGGTGTTAAGTGAAGTGAGAAGCTGGATTTTTTTTTGGTATAAAAAAGGGATCAGTGGGGTGTTTGATCTCCGTTTGTAAATTGTGATGacatgcaagagccaagaactgaAAATGTCGTACTCTATCTGTTTAGAGTAAAGTTACAGCGATTGTTTTCCTAATTTTGGAATACATATGGCATGAATAAAGTTTTTCAGATGCAAGTTGAAATTGTCATCATGTCATGCTTGTGTCTATTTCACCATTTGTCCCAGGGTCTCCCACCATTGCGGTGTTTTGCTAAACTCAAGGAATCCAATGGCACAATTAGCTTGAATCTGACAGCACCGTTGCAATTCTAGATGATGATGGTCACATCCTAAACTAACAGGTAGCGGTATCTGAACACCATCGAGCCGTTCGTTGAGCTGCTTTCTTTTTCCATCGTTGATCCTCACAAGTGCATACATGGCATCTATCTAGAAGCGGACTGCAACGCCCTCTGTTTACATCTGCAGCCTCCGCTGCATGAATGGGATGACGGATGCATAGCGCACTGTACATGACATGCCATTTTGGCGCAAACAACTCAACAGGCAGAAATAAAATGAGTGCAAAACGCACCCATTAATAATGCCATGACTCAAGGAAGAACAGTGTTTCGGGGATAAACACAGCCAATATCGACTGTCCTCGATGGGGGCACACACACCAAAATAAGACATCGGATCATATACCGCCGAATATCCAATGAAATAGTCTACCAAGTACCAAGTTTTCATTGCTGCTGATAGTCGCATGAGATCATTGTCTAAACAGTTCGGTACCACTTTTAATTTATCACAAGCCAATAATACACTCGAAGCAGAGCCTTGCAGGTTGCATCTAATCATCGTCGTCAAGGACATTCCGACGCCTCTGAATCTGTAAGGGGCAAACAGGAGTCAACAAAGAACGCTAACTTGTTCTGTCAAAAGAAATCTCTGGGGTTCTACTCTTGCATTGCTGAAAACTCAATTAGCTTCTATAGACTTCTACCCACTATCGGAGGTACAGTACTTTGTTCAATATAGGTGAAGCAAGAATAGTGCTGTTCAAAGTTTAATAAAATCCACCATGCTTTACATACCGTAACTTTGGTTTGCTTGCTTGTGTGGCTGTTAATTTGTTCTAGAAGGGAGATAAGTCTTTCTTCagacacctgtaaaccaaaaaaaAACCCAGCAATTTTTTATGGTTCCTCTATTGAATTTTTAAAGACCAAAGAGTAGACAAAGCCACAAAGGGACGAAGGAATATGTGCTTGGCTATTACCTTCTCAGATATTCCACCAGTTTGAGCAGCTCTCAGCAAAACATCCTCCACCCCTCTTGCTTTGTCAGGTTTGACCAAAGCTATGCGGGAAACTGTCaaattcatgcaaaggtaagcattgTATTACACTTCCTCCACTTCAACACAGGCATCTACTTCTGGAACAACAATAACTATTCTATCCCCTCTGCAGAAACTCAAATTATCCATTTCAGCAAAATATGCCATTATCAGCTACAACAAAAAATGAACAAACAAATTGAACTTCAACACAATTAGTACTTTCCAATTTATTCTTGTATTGAACTTCCACCACAGATgcaactatttccaatgtttataTAAAGTATTTTGATCATTGCAAGTATTGTGCTGATTGCTCTAGATTAGCAACATTTTCATCTTAGAGAAGACTAGTTACACAAAACATAAACGACATAGAAGATTCCACTCAACAAAGTAAGTTGTCTGAAATGGCAAACAAAAACATCACCCATAAAAAAATCCATCTCAACATGTAACTTTTGTTCCCAACATGCATTTTTTTTCTTATTTGTTCCAATAGCTACATATGAGGAAAATTATGCAATGATTCATCAAAGAATGCTGATGATCTCTAGCTGTAACGATGTGGACAGAACAACTGTCCTGGTCGTTTCAGGAATATAGACCCACTGGACCAGCACACAACAGTTCACACCAAAGGTTTCTGGCCCTGCTttataaaaaaacaaaaaaaaacatttCCCAGGAACACCAGCATTGAAGCAGCGCAATTACAACCTAAGTGCCCCCTTGCTTAGACTGGAAACCATGACAGCATGATTGGAGCCCGAGCCCAAACCGGTAACACAGAATTGGGCAGAGCCCAAGCCACATAGTGCTGCTGACCTCACTCTAAAACTTCCACTACCAAACGACAGGAACTAAAATTCAGAAGAGAGAAAATAACAGACTGCAATAATTGCATAACAAAAGAATTTGTCAAGTATTTCATCCAACTTTAGCAGGTAGACTTGCAGAGCTCCCTAAAAACACATAACAGGTTTCCACGCTATGGAGCAAACAAGTCGCTAAAAGATAAATCACACAAGGGAAAAAACTTTACCTCCAGTAGCCCTTTGAATGTAAATGATTTTATAAAAATGTATTAATCACAAGCACATATATAAATAACACATGATATTCATAACAAGAACTTACGCCTTTCTCTTGCTTCAGAAGATAATATCTGAGCAAGCATCATCTGCCGGCGTTCCTCAGCTTCCCTGATAGAGAATTAGATTCAAATTCAATTCAGTATTCCCCAGGTTCCACAGAACATAACTTGAAATGATGAGCTGTAACATCCAGGAAAAGATGGTGGAGGAATGGACCATACTGTTTCGCGTCTTCCTGAGCCTTTTGTTGGCCCGCATTTTGCTGATTTGCCTAATTAAAAGTTAACATCAGATCAAAAGCCAGTCAACTGAGGAGCACCAAAACAAGCACTTGTGCAAGGACATCTACATGTGACAACTTCAATTTATGTATTGAGAGTTTGGTATCTTACCGCACCGTGTTGTAGTTCTCGCATCCGTCTCTGCCTGATAGCTTCCAACTCTGGGTCAGCCTGACAAACAAAATTGTTCAATTCCATCAGAACAAGTGACCCAACAAAAGCATATGGCTGTGAATACTGGATAGAAGCAAACTGTTCATGCTTGTGCCATATCTAAAGCCGATAAATACATTTGAATTGCCTAAATCCAATTGAATTTAAGTTAAGATGTTTTCTTTTTCCTAAAATACCGAGTTAAACAGAAACATGAAAATACTTAAGAAAATAAAAAGTTAACTAATACTGATTTATTACAAATTGCGATTGGTGATTGATTTTGAGTCAAAATGACAGCGAAGGCTACCACAAAATATCAGAGAAGTAATCCTTCAAAGGTAAAGGAATACATGCTGAACTGCTGATATTAGATATAAAGGCACATAAACACAACAGAAGAGATGGAAGGAATCCGAGGGAGGCACTAAGCATAAAGAACATGAATCAGGATGAGTAAGTAATCAAATAATGCATCACAAAGGGGAATCGCAGACCGCTGCCCATCAGATGCTTAACCTTCCTTCTAAAACAGAACTTAAACCCTAAGATTCAAACACAGACAGAAGTCCACAGATCCTCACAACCAAAAATACATGGGAATCAGAGCGCCAATCTCACCATCTTCCGCGCCCGCAGCGGAGATCGCAAGCCCCCACTCCGGACTTCACTTGAGCGGCGACGGCGTCCGCGGCGAGCTGTGGCAGGCAATGAGGCAACAGCGAATCGagcctttttcctttttttccgcGTGGGTGGAATGGAACGCGAGTCCGCGACCCGTTTTTGCTCTCGCCTTTCCACCCCAACGTCCCATCTCAGCCGTCCGATCTGAAAACTCTTCTCCACGCCGTCCGATTGGAACATCCTGGTCGCTTTTCCTTCGGTGAGACACCTCCACTTTCGAACGCCTTTTTACTATTTTTTTTCTATTCCCATTTCCACCCTCGCACCGCATCCACCTCCACCGCGCCGCCGCGAGAGGGGGAGGAGGGTTTCCGATGGAGAACGGCGAGGAGACGTTCGCCTCCCccactgccgccgccgccgcggactTCGAGATCTCCATCAACGGCGGGGACAGCACGCCCAAGCTCCACAATTTGGCGGACGAGATGGAGGCCctccgcgcggcgaagcgcgaccTGGAGGAGAAGCTCGATGCCGTGGGACACGAGAACCGGTTCCTGTCCTCTGAGTCCCGGCGCCTCGAGGTCCTGGTGTCCCAGGCCCGCGAGGAGGTCGCCGCTGCCGAGCAAGTCGCCGCCACCAAAGAGAGCGAGGCCGCCACGCTCCGCGCCGAGGTCGAGCGTCTCCAGGGCCTCCTAGCCGCAGAGAAGGCCAGCCATGAGGAGGAGATGCGCAGGGGCGCAAGGCTCGGGGACCAGCTGCAGACCGCGTACCAGGAGAAGGCCGCCCTTGAGGAGGAGATCGAGACCCTGAAGGGTTCCGCCACTGCCGAGGGCAAGGGCGGGAAGGAGGAAGAGGAGGGACGTGATTCCGTTTCTGCCAGGGCCGGGACGCCTAAGGATGAGGGCGTGGTGTCTCCCGCTCTTGTGGCTGCCGCGGCTGCTGGAGCAGCTGTCACGGCTGCCATCGCGGTGGTCTTGCTCAACCTCAAGAGATGATGTGGTGGTCCGATGCTCGGGAAGTTTTGATCTGCTGCTATGGCCTATATGAGAATGGGTTATCCGTTTTGTCGTGGTACTAGTGTTGCTGGACTCAGTGTGGTATCTTTACTATCAGCTGGATAATATATTAGAGGTTAGAACAACCTATATTGCAAGTACTTTTTATTTTCTGCAGTTTTCCATGCTAATAAGAGTTGTGAACACAAACGTGAGAGGTAATTGAGGTCAGGTGTGTTGTTTTGAAGTTGCACCTAATTCGTGATTTTGAGTTATCATGACTTGGATGGTTTGTACTGTTATGCCTTGTGCTTCCCTGAATGATTGTTACCTTTGTTTCTGAAGTCTCTATGTGTTGGAGATGATGATGGCCCAGAGTGAGGGTGCACTGCAAGAAATCGTACCAATTTTCTTGTGATAGTTGTTGTCAGTCTTTTCAGGTAAATGCTGAGCAGGTATGCTACTTTGTTTAGTAGATGGCTTGAGATGTTTTAAATTGCAAATTTGAAATATGTATGACTGTTTGCATGTCTCTTACTGCTTGACATGGCTGCTAGTCTGTATGGCTGGTAATTAGAGATGTGTTGATCTCAATGGATTATCTTGCATTTATGAATTTGTTATTAAGGATCCATGAATTTGTTTGGTGGGTTAGGGTATGTAGGGGGTCTCATGTCATTCTATCCCGCTTTTTAATATTGAGCACTGATCAGCTGGTTTGGATATCCCAAAGGCATCAAAACTTGGATGTAACATGTTTGGCTTGACCTGTTTTGATATCCAGTAGGCATCTAGTTAGATATGCTTGTTTCATTGGCATTGGCATGTTCCTTTTTTGCTCATAGATAAATAGTTATACGTGTCTACCTACTGCCCGAGGCAATTTTTTTTAGCAATGAGCCAATGATCATAGAACTGAGTCCATGTTACTTGATTAGAAGAATAGGCTCAAGTGTAATCGATCTGCAGCTGATTCTTCAAGCTTCTGTACACACTACATCGTTTTGCTGAATCTCCTTGTGCAAAACAAGAAACCATGTGGCTTGTCTGTTTGTAGAACACTGTAGCTTATCGGCGGAACCTATCTTAATTCTGTCGATCATTCTGTCCAGTGGTTTTCATTGGGATGTTATGACATTTGTGATGAGCAGCAGTACAGATTTAGCGTTTCAGGGCTTTAAGTTAGGTAGCAGCGTATCAGCCTGGAGTTGAGAGCTCGTTGGTCAACATATCTTACTGGCAACCGTGCGTTCTCTAGCTTGGTTCCGTTTGTATCTCATATAAGTTCCATGGGTATGTTCTTCCTCTATATCAAAATAGAATTTGTTTTACTTCTTTGCTGGATTTATGCAATGCTTGCTGTATatatatactactctattaagaacttAATATGAGCATCTGGTGCTACCATGGCTTTCCATCCTCCGCGCTGACACTTTGGACCCGCCCCACACGTCCCGCCGTGTCCTGGGTCCCATGCTCATAGGTCCCATGCTCAGTGCTCGCGCAATGCTCTCTTAGCTACTGTCCTATGGACCCAGCACTCGCGTAACTAGCTACTGTCTCTGTCCAGCACCTGACCACGCAGCTACCATACCACACAAAAAATAGTGCAAAGCGAGCATTCAAACCCAAAccctcttgctctagaaaaattTAGGGCTAACCACCGGACCGGacgtaccttagtgtttagaaattaAAAATagttatatttgaataaatatctcaatacctatttatatgatatataacaaTCGTAGCAAAATGTTTTATATACGTGTCCACATTCATCATCGTCTAGTTGAATATAGGCATacaaatcaagagctaaaacgaATACTATTTTGGAATGTAGTGTTTGATAAATAATACTCCCCTCCCTCATTctaaaatataattcgttttagcCTAATTACACATTCATTAAGTAACATATAAATATAGTTTGCATGTATGTCTATATTCATTATCATCTAAATAAATGTGGATAGAAAAAAGTAGGCTAGAAACTGGGCTAAAAAGAACTATATTTTGGAACCCAGGAAGTAGCTAGTTGCTTACACAAACTATTTGTATCAGGGTGTGCTGAAGTGCCATTTTCTTAGTGGTGGTTATATCTCTGTCCCTTCTGTTCTGTTGGTGGTAGAAGATGCAGGAATGCGTGGTGGATGGTAGATTTTCGGACGGTAGGACGCTTGGAAGTGGACTCGGCAGAAGATTTCTGTGTTGGCTTTGGTAGATGTATCAGATATTAGATAGTTCTCATTTTTGCCTGATTATAAGTTCTGATAGTCATACAGTTCGGTTCCTATAAAAAAATTACATACTAATAGTAATACTACTACGGTACTACCATTACTTGATGAGTTCTGACAGTCGTGCAGTTCAGTTCTTATTAAAATGATAGTACCGTCTGGAAGGTGACAAGACGCTCAGTGAGACAGCGACGAGCTTTTGGCATGCGCGATTGTGAATAACTGATGCACAGGATGCATCATGAACACAACCAATttacttagggcctgtttgtttacccccagattatataatctggattaaataatcctaagaggcaaacaaacagtccagcttatttgcccagattatataatctaaccccttagattatgataatccataagcaagtgagg from Zea mays cultivar B73 chromosome 6, Zm-B73-REFERENCE-NAM-5.0, whole genome shotgun sequence harbors:
- the LOC100280625 gene encoding uncharacterized protein LOC100280625, translating into MADPELEAIRQRRMRELQHGAANQQNAGQQKAQEDAKQEAEERRQMMLAQILSSEARERLSRIALVKPDKARGVEDVLLRAAQTGGISEKVSEERLISLLEQINSHTSKQTKVTIQRRRNVLDDDD
- the LOC100283056 gene encoding uncharacterized protein LOC100283056, producing the protein MENGEETFASPTAAAAADFEISINGGDSTPKLHNLADEMEALRAAKRDLEEKLDAVGHENRFLSSESRRLEVLVSQAREEVAAAEQVAATKESEAATLRAEVERLQGLLAAEKASHEEEMRRGARLGDQLQTAYQEKAALEEEIETLKGSATAEGKGGKEEEEGRDSVSARAGTPKDEGVVSPALVAAAAAGAAVTAAIAVVLLNLKR